One genomic window of Streptomyces sp. WP-1 includes the following:
- a CDS encoding helix-turn-helix transcriptional regulator gives MATMTTTAPDLGSAAGGAEIRRHELAAFLRSRRERIAPEQVGLPRGPRRRTPGLRREEVAHLSAVGVTWYTWLEQARAIQVSVQVLDALARTLRLDASERAHLFQLAGANDPAPGARCPSVTPALREMLDRLGPIPAAVQNSRYDILAYNRTYALLMGADLDEIPPEDRNCVLLAYTNPHWRAAIVHLEETQRLMAARLRAALAGHLGEPAWKVLLKRLEESPEFRENWDRYEVVGHRSKTKEFVNPHVGHLTLEHTDLWLAPELGGRMVTYTPKNEETRERLERLHRLARGSAAQGS, from the coding sequence ATGGCCACCATGACGACCACCGCACCGGACCTGGGGAGCGCCGCGGGCGGCGCGGAGATCCGGCGGCACGAACTGGCCGCCTTCCTGCGCAGCCGGCGCGAACGCATCGCCCCCGAACAGGTCGGCCTGCCGCGCGGCCCCCGCCGCCGTACACCGGGACTGCGCCGCGAGGAGGTGGCGCACCTGTCCGCGGTCGGCGTCACCTGGTACACGTGGCTTGAACAGGCGCGTGCCATCCAGGTCTCCGTGCAGGTCCTGGACGCCCTCGCGCGCACCCTGCGGCTCGACGCCAGCGAGCGCGCCCATCTGTTCCAGCTGGCCGGCGCCAACGACCCGGCGCCGGGGGCCCGTTGCCCGAGCGTGACGCCCGCGCTGCGCGAGATGCTGGACCGGCTCGGACCGATCCCCGCCGCCGTGCAGAACAGCCGGTACGACATCCTCGCCTACAACCGTACCTACGCCCTCCTGATGGGCGCCGATCTGGACGAGATCCCGCCCGAGGACCGCAACTGCGTCCTGCTCGCCTACACCAACCCCCACTGGCGGGCCGCGATCGTGCACCTGGAGGAGACCCAGCGGCTCATGGCGGCCCGGCTGCGCGCGGCGCTCGCGGGTCATCTCGGCGAGCCCGCCTGGAAGGTGCTGCTCAAACGCCTTGAGGAATCACCGGAGTTCCGGGAGAACTGGGACCGCTACGAGGTGGTCGGGCACCGCTCCAAGACCAAGGAGTTCGTCAACCCCCATGTGGGACACCTGACGTTGGAGCACACCGATCTGTGGCTGGCCCCCGAACTGGGCGGCCGGATGGTGACGTACACACCGAAGAACGAGGAGACGCGCGAGCGTCTGGAGCGGCTCCACCGCCTGGCGCGGGGGAGCGCGGCCCAGGGGAGCTGA
- a CDS encoding S8 family serine peptidase, whose amino-acid sequence MHISRTGRGFAAATTGAAALVAAALATAAPASVATATPAAVPHTFAAPAIAGHTLAHDVDSPISIAQCQAKWHINCYTPLQYRTAYNLNSLYREGITGKGRTIVIVDSFGSPTIQHDLDVYSKQFGMASAKVSVVKWGKVPPFDPKNSDMTGWAGETTLDVEMAHAVAPGAKIVLVETGVAETEGVTGLPEMMSAEKHLIDHGVGDVITQSFSATENTFPGFGKGDFSSIQKLRYAFKDAARKHVTVLGSSGDDGPTSSVLDGSADYKHQVNSWPSSDPLITSVGGTQLHLNDKGDRLSPDSVYNDHGAGGGGISHVFSRPAYQNGVKKIVGNHRGTPDISMSAAVDGGAWVYSSYDPTAVGWDVYGGTSESSPLFSGIVALADQVAGHRLGNVDAALYSLAKHKGTGIVDVNDGTDNTYAGVTGYKAVNGYDMATGVGTLDAPSFVKSLAKAARR is encoded by the coding sequence ATGCACATATCCCGTACCGGGCGAGGCTTCGCCGCGGCCACCACCGGGGCCGCCGCTCTCGTCGCCGCCGCGCTGGCGACCGCCGCCCCCGCGAGTGTCGCCACCGCGACCCCCGCGGCCGTGCCGCACACCTTCGCTGCCCCGGCCATCGCCGGGCACACCCTCGCCCACGACGTGGACAGCCCGATCTCCATCGCCCAGTGCCAGGCCAAGTGGCACATCAACTGCTACACGCCGCTCCAGTACCGCACCGCGTACAACCTGAACTCGCTGTACCGCGAGGGCATCACGGGCAAGGGGCGCACGATCGTCATCGTGGACTCGTTCGGCTCCCCGACGATCCAGCACGACCTCGACGTGTACAGCAAGCAGTTCGGCATGGCGAGCGCCAAGGTCTCGGTCGTCAAGTGGGGCAAGGTGCCCCCCTTCGACCCGAAGAACAGCGACATGACGGGCTGGGCGGGCGAGACCACCCTGGACGTCGAGATGGCGCACGCCGTGGCGCCGGGCGCGAAGATCGTGCTCGTGGAGACCGGCGTCGCGGAGACCGAGGGCGTCACCGGCCTGCCGGAGATGATGAGCGCCGAGAAGCACCTGATCGACCACGGGGTCGGCGACGTCATCACGCAGAGCTTCAGCGCGACCGAGAACACCTTCCCGGGCTTCGGGAAGGGCGACTTCTCCAGCATCCAGAAACTGCGGTACGCGTTCAAGGACGCGGCCCGCAAGCACGTGACCGTCCTCGGCTCCTCCGGCGACGACGGCCCCACCAGCAGCGTCCTGGACGGCTCGGCCGACTACAAGCACCAGGTCAACTCCTGGCCGTCGTCCGACCCGCTGATCACCTCGGTCGGCGGCACCCAGCTGCACCTGAACGACAAGGGCGACCGCCTCAGCCCCGACAGCGTCTACAACGACCACGGCGCGGGCGGCGGCGGCATCTCCCACGTCTTCTCCCGGCCCGCCTACCAGAACGGCGTGAAGAAGATCGTCGGCAACCACCGCGGCACCCCGGACATCTCGATGTCCGCGGCCGTCGACGGCGGTGCCTGGGTGTACTCCAGCTACGACCCGACGGCCGTCGGCTGGGACGTCTACGGCGGCACCAGCGAGTCCAGCCCGCTCTTCTCGGGCATCGTGGCGCTCGCCGACCAGGTCGCCGGGCACCGCCTCGGCAACGTCGACGCCGCCCTCTACAGCCTGGCCAAGCACAAGGGCACCGGCATCGTGGACGTCAACGACGGCACGGACAACACCTACGCCGGTGTCACCGGCTACAAGGCCGTCAACGGCTACGACATGGCCACCGGCGTCGGCACACTGGACGCGCCGAGCTTCGTGAAGTCGCTGGCGAAGGCCGCGCGCCGCTGA
- a CDS encoding MFS transporter — translation MPELSPRRRMLVLAICCMSLLIVSLDNTVLNVALPSMQRDLHATTSGLQWTIDAYTLVLASLLMLAGSTADRIGRKRVFMAGLVVFTIGSVLCSLAPSLSLLVVFRMVQAIGGSMLNPVAMSIITNTFTDARERARAIGVWGAVVGISMALGPLVGGLLVQSVSWRAIFWINLPIGLAALLLTLRFVPESRAPKGRRPDPVGQVLVIALFGALTYGIIQAPDSGLASVAPYFVIAAAALAALLRYEPRRAEPLIDLRFFRSAPFSGATVIAVSAFAALGGFLFMSTLYLQNVRGLDALHAGLWMLPMAAPTFLCAPLSGRLVGTRGPRLPLLIAGTAMTLSGLMFALFEAETSNTTLFIGYVLFGIGFGFVNAPITNTAVSGMPRAQAGVAAAVASTSRQLGQTLGVAVIGAVLAAGIGSSSYRSTFVDAARPGWWILTVCGVAVLALGLLTSGRWARRTAEHTARRLETTEIRQAVGAPGRV, via the coding sequence ATGCCAGAGTTGAGTCCCCGCAGACGCATGCTCGTGCTCGCGATCTGCTGCATGAGCCTGCTGATCGTGAGCCTCGACAACACCGTGCTGAATGTGGCGCTGCCCTCGATGCAGCGCGATCTGCACGCCACCACCTCCGGTCTGCAGTGGACCATCGACGCCTACACCCTGGTTCTGGCCTCGCTGCTGATGCTGGCCGGCTCCACCGCCGACCGGATCGGCCGCAAGCGCGTCTTCATGGCCGGCCTGGTGGTGTTCACCATCGGCTCGGTGCTGTGCTCGCTCGCCCCCAGCCTGTCCCTGCTGGTCGTCTTCCGCATGGTCCAGGCGATCGGCGGCTCGATGCTCAACCCGGTCGCCATGTCGATCATCACCAACACCTTCACCGACGCCCGTGAGCGCGCCCGCGCCATCGGCGTCTGGGGTGCGGTGGTCGGCATATCCATGGCGCTCGGCCCGCTGGTCGGCGGCCTGCTGGTGCAGTCCGTGAGCTGGCGCGCGATCTTCTGGATCAACCTGCCGATCGGCCTCGCGGCCCTGCTGCTCACCCTGCGCTTCGTCCCGGAGTCCCGCGCCCCCAAGGGCCGCCGCCCCGACCCGGTGGGCCAGGTGCTGGTGATCGCCCTGTTCGGCGCGCTGACCTACGGCATCATCCAGGCGCCCGACTCCGGCCTCGCCTCGGTCGCGCCCTACTTCGTGATCGCCGCCGCCGCGCTGGCCGCCCTGCTCCGGTACGAGCCCCGGCGTGCCGAACCCCTCATCGACCTGCGCTTCTTCCGCTCCGCTCCGTTCAGCGGGGCGACCGTGATCGCGGTCAGCGCGTTCGCCGCGCTCGGAGGCTTCCTGTTCATGTCGACGCTGTACCTGCAGAACGTGCGCGGCCTCGACGCCCTGCACGCGGGCCTGTGGATGCTCCCCATGGCCGCGCCGACCTTCCTGTGCGCCCCGCTGTCCGGCCGCCTGGTCGGCACCCGGGGCCCCCGGCTGCCGCTCCTGATCGCCGGTACGGCCATGACGCTCAGCGGCCTCATGTTCGCGCTGTTCGAGGCCGAGACCTCGAACACCACCCTGTTCATCGGCTACGTCCTGTTCGGCATCGGCTTCGGCTTCGTCAACGCGCCGATCACCAACACGGCCGTCTCCGGCATGCCCCGCGCCCAGGCCGGGGTCGCCGCCGCCGTCGCCTCCACCAGCAGGCAGCTGGGCCAGACCCTCGGTGTCGCGGTGATCGGCGCGGTCCTGGCCGCCGGCATCGGCTCCTCGTCGTACCGCAGCACCTTCGTGGACGCCGCCCGTCCCGGCTGGTGGATCCTCACCGTCTGCGGTGTCGCGGTGCTCGCCCTGGGCCTGCTCACCAGCGGCCGCTGGGCCCGCCGTACGGCCGAGCACACGGCGCGGCGGCTGGAGACCACGGAGATCCGCCAGGCGGTGGGCGCCCCCGGCCGCGTCTGA
- the dusB gene encoding tRNA dihydrouridine synthase DusB, with protein MTHPLSIGPHTVTPPVVLAPMAGITNAPFRTLCREFSGGKGLYVSEMITTRALVERNEKTMQLIRFDASETPRSIQLYGVDPATVGKAVRMIAEEGLADHIDLNFGCPVPKVTRKGGGSALPYKRNLLRAILREAVSGAGDLPVTMKMRKGIDDDHITYLDAGRIAVEEGVTAIALHGRTAAQHYGGTADWSAIARLKEHVPEIPVLGNGDIWSAGDALRMVRETGCDGVVVGRGCLGRPWLFADLVAAFEGRDDFHRPALREVADVMVRHARLLGEWLGDESKGVIDFRKHVAWYLKGFAVGSEMRKRLAITSSLSELRAGLDELDLSQPWPTGADGPRGRTSGNNRVVLPDGWLKDPYDCAGVTEDAELDTSGG; from the coding sequence ATGACCCACCCGCTCTCCATCGGCCCGCACACCGTGACTCCGCCCGTCGTGCTCGCACCCATGGCGGGGATCACGAACGCGCCCTTCCGCACGCTGTGCCGCGAGTTCAGCGGGGGCAAGGGGCTGTACGTCAGCGAGATGATCACCACTCGGGCGCTGGTCGAGCGCAACGAGAAGACCATGCAGCTGATCAGGTTCGACGCGAGCGAGACCCCGCGCTCGATCCAGCTGTACGGCGTCGACCCCGCGACCGTCGGGAAGGCCGTCCGCATGATCGCGGAGGAGGGCCTGGCCGATCACATCGACCTGAACTTCGGCTGCCCGGTCCCCAAGGTGACCCGCAAGGGCGGCGGCTCGGCGCTGCCGTACAAGCGGAACCTGCTGCGGGCGATCCTGCGCGAGGCGGTGTCCGGGGCGGGGGACCTGCCGGTGACGATGAAGATGCGCAAGGGCATCGACGACGACCACATCACCTACCTCGACGCCGGGCGGATCGCGGTCGAGGAGGGCGTGACGGCGATCGCGCTGCACGGCCGTACGGCGGCGCAGCACTACGGCGGCACCGCCGACTGGTCCGCGATCGCGCGGCTGAAGGAGCATGTGCCGGAGATCCCGGTGCTCGGCAACGGGGACATCTGGTCGGCCGGGGACGCGCTGCGGATGGTGCGGGAGACCGGGTGCGACGGTGTGGTCGTGGGCCGCGGCTGCCTGGGCCGCCCCTGGCTGTTCGCCGATCTGGTCGCGGCGTTCGAGGGCCGCGACGACTTCCACCGGCCCGCGCTGCGGGAGGTCGCCGACGTGATGGTCCGGCACGCCCGGCTCCTCGGCGAGTGGCTCGGCGACGAGTCCAAGGGCGTGATCGACTTCCGCAAGCATGTCGCCTGGTACCTGAAGGGCTTCGCGGTCGGCTCCGAGATGCGCAAGCGCCTCGCGATCACCTCGTCGCTGTCCGAACTGCGCGCGGGCCTCGACGAACTCGACCTCTCCCAGCCCTGGCCCACCGGCGCCGACGGCCCCCGCGGCCGTACCTCCGGCAACAACCGGGTCGTCCTCCCGGACGGCTGGCTGAAGGACCCGTACGACTGCGCGGGCGTGACGGAGGACGCGGAACTGGACACGTCGGGCGGCTGA
- a CDS encoding glycogen debranching N-terminal domain-containing protein produces MTDRHHLLVHGATFAAVGDRGDISGVRGGGSPDGLFVRDARHLSRWQLTVDGAVPEVLTPVADDGAARCVLVPRGARPEPPAHTLFREQAVGDSSFVETVRVTSNRPVPTTIRLAITADADFADQFELRPDHRTYVKAGALRSRIVLDDGIEFAYRRAEWRSCTTITADPAPEAVEETGTGARRLVWTLELPPHGTRELVLRVMARPHGDRRALRVPKDPSTMAAQLDASEAEFVEGVAFPTGWPELAAACARGLTDLAALQVPATGPDGEELRVPAGGAPWNLTLLARDALLTSLFALPYRPRPAAATLLALASTQATGTGGARGAEPGKIVHEVRHGELAHFGQVPYARYYGSVDATPLFLVLLGAYTEQTGDLAPARRLEAHARAAVGWMLDHGGLTSRGYLVYRADEGGLANQNWKDSPGAICRADGTRPSGAVMAAGAQGYAYDALRRTAWVARTVWADETYAALLEQAAADLRDRFQRDFWMREASFPALALDGEGRGIDALASDAGHLLWTGLLDKEYGEVVGRRLLEPDFFSGWGVRTLAAGQPAYHPLSPHRGSVWPHDNALIALGLARYGLHDEARAVAHALVDAASLSPAHRLPEVLAGYPRTTHPEPVPYPHACTRESRSAAAPLALLTAVGGA; encoded by the coding sequence ATGACCGACCGGCATCATCTGCTCGTGCACGGCGCGACGTTCGCCGCCGTGGGCGATCGGGGCGACATCAGCGGGGTCCGGGGCGGCGGCTCCCCGGACGGGTTGTTCGTGCGCGACGCCCGGCATCTCAGCCGCTGGCAGCTCACCGTGGACGGCGCGGTGCCCGAGGTGCTCACACCGGTCGCGGACGACGGCGCCGCGCGCTGTGTCCTCGTACCGCGCGGGGCGCGTCCGGAGCCGCCCGCGCACACGCTCTTCCGTGAACAGGCCGTCGGGGACAGCTCGTTCGTGGAGACGGTCCGGGTGACGAGCAATCGTCCGGTGCCGACGACCATCCGGCTGGCGATCACCGCGGACGCGGACTTCGCCGACCAGTTCGAGCTGCGGCCCGATCACCGGACGTACGTCAAGGCGGGTGCCCTGCGCTCGCGGATCGTGCTGGACGACGGGATCGAGTTCGCCTACCGGCGCGCGGAATGGCGTTCGTGCACGACGATCACGGCCGATCCGGCGCCGGAGGCGGTGGAGGAGACCGGTACGGGCGCCCGCCGGCTGGTGTGGACGCTGGAGCTGCCGCCGCACGGGACGCGCGAGCTGGTCCTGCGGGTGATGGCGCGCCCGCACGGCGACCGGCGCGCGCTGCGGGTACCCAAGGACCCGTCCACCATGGCGGCCCAACTCGACGCGTCCGAGGCGGAGTTCGTGGAGGGCGTGGCCTTCCCGACCGGGTGGCCGGAGCTGGCGGCGGCCTGTGCGCGGGGGCTCACGGATCTGGCGGCGCTCCAGGTCCCGGCGACGGGCCCGGACGGCGAGGAGCTGCGGGTGCCGGCCGGGGGCGCCCCCTGGAATCTGACGCTGCTCGCCCGGGACGCGCTGCTCACCTCCCTGTTCGCGCTCCCCTACCGGCCCCGCCCGGCCGCCGCGACGCTGCTCGCGCTGGCCTCGACCCAGGCGACCGGCACCGGGGGCGCGCGGGGCGCGGAGCCGGGGAAGATCGTGCACGAGGTACGGCACGGGGAGCTGGCGCACTTCGGGCAGGTGCCGTACGCGCGGTACTACGGCTCGGTCGACGCGACCCCGCTCTTCCTCGTGCTGCTCGGCGCGTACACCGAGCAGACCGGTGACCTGGCGCCGGCCCGCCGTCTGGAGGCGCACGCGCGGGCCGCGGTCGGCTGGATGCTGGACCACGGCGGGCTGACCTCGCGCGGCTATCTCGTCTACCGCGCCGACGAGGGCGGTCTCGCCAACCAGAACTGGAAGGACTCGCCCGGCGCGATCTGCCGCGCCGACGGTACGCGGCCGAGCGGGGCGGTGATGGCGGCGGGCGCGCAGGGCTACGCGTACGACGCGCTGCGGCGGACGGCGTGGGTGGCGCGGACGGTATGGGCCGACGAGACGTACGCGGCGCTGCTGGAGCAGGCGGCGGCGGATCTGCGCGACCGCTTCCAGCGGGACTTCTGGATGCGGGAGGCGTCCTTCCCGGCGCTGGCGCTGGACGGCGAGGGCCGCGGGATCGACGCGCTGGCCTCCGACGCGGGGCATCTGCTGTGGACCGGTCTGCTGGACAAGGAGTACGGCGAGGTGGTGGGGCGGCGGCTGCTGGAGCCCGACTTCTTCTCCGGCTGGGGCGTGCGCACGCTGGCCGCCGGGCAGCCCGCCTACCATCCGCTCTCCCCGCACCGCGGCTCCGTGTGGCCCCACGACAACGCGCTGATCGCCCTGGGGCTGGCCCGCTACGGCCTGCACGACGAGGCGCGGGCGGTGGCGCACGCGCTGGTCGACGCGGCGTCCCTGTCTCCCGCCCACCGCCTCCCCGAGGTCCTGGCCGGCTACCCCCGCACCACCCACCCCGAGCCGGTCCCCTACCCCCACGCCTGCACCCGCGAATCCCGCTCCGCTGCGGCCCCGCTGGCTCTGCTGACGGCGGTGGGGGGAGCGTAG
- a CDS encoding trehalase family glycosidase, producing the protein MDRTAQLTAHALSYASPSALPVRAARVLDANWTGASTVPSQGLYPHQWSWDSAFIAIGLRHLSPLRAQTELETLLAAQWADGRVPHIVFNPSVPLDAYFPGPDFWRSTTAGRAAGAPRTVQTSGIVQPPVHALAAWLVHRADPGLSHARGFLARVHPRLAAWHRYLLRHRDLGGGGLVSVVHPWEQGMDNSPCWDAPLARIDPAPARSFRRADLDHGAPEDRPTDLDYGRYVRLAVEYRDRRYEDGHGEFAVEDPSFNALLIASEHALAHIAAELGASPAARHARAERLTSALVERLWSAESGMFLCRDVSGGELIPERGVSGLIPLLLPMLPRELVTTLVRTLTGPHFGLGGATRLVPSYDLLGEAFDPHRYWRGPAWFNTSWLVERGLRLHGERAPADALAAAMLELAEASGFAEYVDPYTGEACGAMGFGWTAALALDLHHRLLDRPG; encoded by the coding sequence GTGGACCGCACCGCCCAACTCACCGCCCACGCGCTGTCGTACGCGTCCCCGTCCGCCCTGCCGGTACGGGCCGCGCGGGTGCTCGACGCCAACTGGACGGGCGCCTCGACGGTCCCCTCCCAGGGCCTGTATCCGCACCAGTGGTCCTGGGACTCGGCGTTCATCGCGATCGGGCTGCGGCATCTGTCGCCGCTGCGCGCGCAGACCGAGCTGGAGACGCTGCTGGCCGCCCAGTGGGCGGACGGGCGCGTGCCGCACATCGTCTTCAACCCCTCCGTCCCCCTCGACGCCTACTTCCCCGGCCCCGACTTCTGGCGCTCCACCACCGCGGGACGCGCGGCGGGCGCCCCGCGCACCGTACAGACGTCCGGCATCGTGCAGCCACCGGTGCACGCGCTGGCGGCCTGGCTGGTGCACCGCGCCGACCCCGGACTCTCGCACGCCCGGGGCTTTCTGGCCCGGGTCCATCCGAGGCTGGCGGCCTGGCACCGCTATCTGCTGCGGCACCGGGACCTGGGCGGCGGCGGTCTGGTGTCCGTCGTACACCCCTGGGAGCAGGGGATGGACAACAGCCCCTGCTGGGACGCGCCGCTCGCGCGGATCGACCCGGCGCCGGCCCGCTCCTTCCGCCGGGCCGACCTGGACCACGGCGCGCCGGAGGACCGGCCGACGGATCTGGACTACGGGCGGTACGTACGGCTGGCCGTCGAGTACCGGGACCGCCGATACGAGGACGGGCACGGGGAGTTCGCGGTGGAGGACCCGTCCTTCAACGCCCTGCTCATCGCCTCCGAGCACGCCCTCGCCCATATCGCGGCCGAGTTGGGCGCGAGCCCGGCGGCCCGGCACGCGCGGGCCGAGCGGCTGACGTCGGCGCTGGTGGAGCGGCTGTGGAGCGCGGAGTCCGGGATGTTCCTGTGCCGGGACGTGAGCGGCGGCGAACTGATCCCCGAACGCGGGGTGTCCGGCCTGATCCCGCTCCTCCTCCCCATGCTTCCACGCGAGTTGGTCACCACGCTCGTGCGCACGCTGACCGGCCCGCACTTCGGGCTCGGCGGCGCGACCCGGCTCGTGCCCAGTTACGACCTGCTCGGCGAGGCGTTCGATCCGCACCGGTACTGGCGGGGCCCCGCCTGGTTCAACACGAGTTGGCTGGTGGAGCGGGGGCTGCGGCTGCACGGCGAGCGGGCGCCGGCCGACGCGCTCGCGGCGGCGATGCTGGAGCTGGCCGAGGCGTCCGGCTTCGCCGAGTACGTCGATCCGTACACGGGCGAGGCGTGCGGCGCGATGGGCTTCGGCTGGACGGCGGCGCTCGCGCTCGATCTGCACCACAGGCTGCTCGACCGGCCCGGGTGA
- a CDS encoding ROK family protein, translating to MTGRPGRTGMNSRSGSQAGAGDLLELVRSGRAVTRGALQQATGLSRATVGQRLDRLFRAGWLREGAGGPVESPLGGRPSITLEFDGDHAVVLAADLDTRHARAAVLSLTGEILAEHSGTLVIEEGPDLVLAELGRWFGELLEKAGQRPGEVCGIGLAVPGPVDSATGRVVQPPMMPGWDGYDVTGRLSRALTEHTGAPPVPVLVDNDANLMAYGEQRAGHPDCAAFVLVKVSTGIGAGVVVDGSIYRGIDGGAGDIGHIRVGADALCRCGSYGCLAAVASGGAVARRLASSGVPAASGSDVRDLLAAGHPEAAALAREAGRRVGDVLATVVTLLNPGVLMIAGDLAGTPFLTGVRELLYQRALPRSTAHLDVVTSRLGERAALIGAGALVVEHLYAPERVEERLRALGV from the coding sequence ATGACCGGACGTCCGGGGAGGACCGGGATGAACTCCAGAAGCGGCAGTCAGGCAGGCGCCGGGGATCTGCTCGAACTGGTGCGCAGCGGACGGGCGGTGACCCGGGGCGCGCTCCAGCAGGCGACCGGGCTGTCCCGGGCGACCGTCGGCCAGCGCCTGGACCGGCTGTTCCGGGCCGGCTGGCTGCGCGAGGGCGCCGGCGGCCCGGTCGAGTCGCCGCTCGGCGGACGCCCTTCCATCACCCTGGAGTTCGACGGCGACCACGCGGTCGTCCTCGCCGCCGACCTCGACACCCGGCACGCGCGCGCCGCCGTGCTCTCCCTGACCGGCGAGATCCTGGCCGAGCACTCCGGCACCCTGGTGATCGAGGAGGGACCGGATCTGGTCCTCGCCGAACTCGGGCGCTGGTTCGGCGAGTTGCTGGAGAAGGCCGGGCAGCGGCCGGGGGAGGTGTGCGGCATCGGGCTCGCGGTCCCGGGCCCGGTGGACAGCGCGACCGGCCGGGTGGTGCAGCCCCCGATGATGCCCGGCTGGGACGGCTACGACGTAACGGGCCGCCTCTCCCGCGCCCTCACCGAACACACCGGGGCGCCACCGGTCCCGGTCCTGGTGGACAACGACGCCAACCTGATGGCGTACGGCGAACAGCGCGCCGGGCACCCGGACTGCGCGGCCTTCGTCCTGGTCAAGGTGTCCACCGGCATAGGCGCGGGAGTCGTGGTCGACGGCTCCATATACCGGGGCATCGACGGCGGCGCGGGCGACATCGGGCACATAAGGGTGGGCGCGGACGCGCTGTGCCGGTGCGGTTCGTACGGCTGTCTCGCCGCCGTCGCCAGCGGTGGCGCGGTGGCCCGGCGGCTGGCGTCCTCCGGGGTGCCGGCCGCCTCCGGCTCGGACGTACGGGACCTGCTGGCGGCGGGGCACCCGGAGGCGGCGGCGCTGGCCCGGGAGGCGGGGCGCAGGGTCGGGGACGTCCTGGCGACCGTCGTCACGCTGCTCAACCCGGGCGTGCTGATGATCGCCGGAGACTTGGCCGGAACTCCCTTCCTCACCGGCGTACGGGAACTGCTCTACCAGCGGGCGCTGCCGCGCTCCACGGCCCACCTGGACGTGGTCACCTCCCGGCTCGGAGAGCGAGCCGCGCTCATCGGAGCGGGGGCGCTCGTGGTGGAACACCTGTATGCGCCGGAGCGGGTGGAGGAGCGGTTGCGGGCGCTGGGGGTGTGA